TCCGGCGAATTGGTCAATTTGACACCGTCGACCGGGACAAGCGCCTGGCAGTGCATGGCCTCGAATTTCTGGGCCTCGGTAATGATTTCCTCGGGCGCAACGTGCGAGGCATACATCATCGAAAAAATCAGGTTGCTGTGATATTTGGCGATGGAAACGGCTTTGTGCTGATACTCAAGCCCCTTGGGCATGTCGCCCATATCCTTGTAGATCATCGCGATATTGGTTGCCGCGCCGACCAGATCGGCTTCCTCCGGGTCGTTGTCGAGGATGGCCTGCAGCACTTTTTTCCCCTCCTCCGTCCGTCCAGCCTTGTGCAGGCACAAACCGTACTCGTAGCCCAGGCCGGCAATATCGGGGTCCAGCGCCTTCGCCTTTTCAAACTCGGCCAGCGCCGCCTCGGCGCGCCCCAGGCCGCTCAAGGTAGTCGCGAGCAGTTTGTGGGCAACCGCATCATCCGGATCCAGTTCAAGCACTTTCCGGAAGCAGGATTCGGCATCCTGCATCTTGTGCACCAGCAGGAAAGTCCGGGCCAGCGAGCCCCAGGCCGGGAGATAGTCGTCCTTCATCCCGATCGCCTGGCGGCACATGCGAATCGCCCGCTCCGGGTCACCTTGCAACTGGGCAACGGTACCCAGCGCGACACTGACTTCGGGGCGCGGGTGAATCTTGCCCGACTCGATCAACGCCGCTTCGGCATCTTTCAGCTTATCCATCCGGATCAGCAACAAGCCGCGCTCCAGCAAAAGATCGCTGGTCGCCGAAAAATCGGCAACCGCCTGGTCGAGCACCTCCAGCGCCTCATCGTATTTTTCCTGACGACGCAGCAGGCGGCAGAAACTCAGGCGAATATCGATATCTTCAGGGGCCAGCGCAATCCCTTGCCGAAGAAACGCCGCACCTTCTTCAAAATCACCTCTCAAAACCAGAGCCGATCCCAGATTGGTCAGGAAAGTCAGACTGCTGGGCGCCAGCGCCAGGGACTTGCGGTAACACTCGATCGCTCCGTCCAGATGGCCTTGCAACTCAAGTACGACCCCCAGATTGCTCAACGCCTCCGGCGACTGGGGACGAAGCGCCAAGGCACCGACCATGTAGGGCAAGGCATCTCCCGGCAGGTTCTGGGCGCGGTAAAGCAGGCCAAGCCCGGTCATCGCCTCGAAACTATCCGGTTTGGCATCCAGCGCGGCCTTGTAAGCACCTTCAGCGCCTTCCGTATCCTTCAGGTCACGCAGAATATCGCCCAATGTCACCCGAAACAGCGCAATTTCCGGTGCCAGTTCAATGGCTTGACCAACCAGCTCCTGTGCCACATCGAGCATCGAAATTTCGCGAGCCAGCAAAGCCAGCAGATGCCAGGCGTCGGCACAGGCGGGATTGGCTTCGATGGCGGCGTGATAACAACGCTCGGCGGCATCTTGGCGTCCCGCCCGGTGATGTTCCAATCCTTCGGCAATGAGGGCTTCTGCGTCGTTAACCATAAATAGGTGACCGTTCTAATCAAAGTAGAATTTCAGGATGATTCTGGCTAGCAAAGACCATTCCAGCTATCAGGCAACAGGGGCTTTTCGTTGAGCGCACCATTCACGCCACATGCCGCGCATTGCATCCTCGAAATTGCGCGAGAAAAGAGCGGCATCCATCAAGGGGCTTTGCCGGACACGATCCCTCAGCCCGTCACGCAGATGCCGGAGGCGGGGCCAATCGTTCGCCAGCTGGATCGCTACCGAGGCGTAATCATCTTCGTTGGAAACAACCAGCTCATCCAGACCGGCATGGCGCAGTAGATCCCCACCCATCCGGGCCATCATGTGGCCGCCTTCAAGTGAAACGAGCGGCACCCCCATCCACAAGGTATCGAATGTGGTGGTTCCGCCGTTGCAGGGGAATGGATCAAGCGCAATATCGATCCGGTTGTACAAGTGATACTGATGCTCCGGACGACGTCCCAGCAATTCAAGGCGCGCCGGATCAACCCCGCCCTCGGCAAAACGGTTGCGCACATCGTTGGCGAAAGAGGGATCTTCGAGAGCGTTTGCCTCCAGCAGCAGACGCGCCGTGGGCACCTTGACCAGTATCTGGCACCACAAGGCGATCACCTGCGGTGTCACCTTGGCAAAATTGTTGAAGCAACCAAAAGTGATGTAGCCATTGTCATCAACCGGCGGGTGATCAATCGGTTCCGGACTGCCATCATGGGGACGATAGACACAGAAAACGTCTTTCATGCGCCACGGCTTTTCAACCAGCAGGTGCTCCGTCAAGCCGGGCGGGTCGAGCGATGCATCAGTCAGCAGCCAGTCCATCGCACGCAAACCCGTCGTCGATGGATAGCCCAGCCAGGTCAGTTGAACCGGCGCCGGCTTCCGGGCGAAAGCCAGAAGGCGGTTACCGGCGGTATGCCCGGCCAGGTCGACCAGAATATCAATCTTGTCCTCCCTGATCTGCGCCGCCAGTTGATCGTCACTCAGGCCGACCACCGGGCGCCATTCATCGGCCAGGGCTTCCATCCGGTCCGTCACCCGATCCCGGGTTGCCTGGTTGTAATAAGCGACCAGATGAAATTGCTTGCGATCCAGGTTCTGCCACAAGGGCTCGACAAAATAAGCCACGGCATGACGACGCAGGTCCGGTGAAACGAAACCAATGCGCAGCGGACGTTCCGGCTCGGGGGTATTTTCGTGCCCCCAGTCGTCACGCCAGTAGCGACGGGCATGCACACGATCGAAATTGCGCGCTGTTTCGGCGGTGTAGTCCGGCATCCAGCCCTGACCACAATAAATCGAGGTAAATACCAGATTGCTGTAAATCATCGGATTGGCAGGCGAGGCAAGAATCCCCTTCTGGAAATAACTCACCGCCTCGAGCAAACGCCCCCGGTCCTTGTAAATGCCGGCCAGATGGTTCCAGGCAACGTAATCGCCCGGATCGATCTCCAGTGCGTGGCGGGCAAACATCTCGGCTTCATCGAGTCGACCGTAGCGATAGGCTGCTTCCGCCAGGTTATCCCAGGCCCCCAGGTATTCCGGCTCCTGATCGACAACCTTGAGCAGAATAGGCAAGGCCTCATCGCGCAAACCAAGACTCAGCAAAACTCCGGAGAAATTGGTCAGGATGCCCGAATGATCCGGGTAATAACACAAGACATATTGATAAACGGCGATCGATCGCGCCGTCTCCCCCTTGTAACGAAAACCCAGGGCCAGCATGTCGGCTCGAGCACAGAATGCCTGCTCGTCCGACTGTAATGTAGCCAGTTCATCGAAGACCTCGGCGAGAACAGCATCATCTTCGCGTGCAGGGATTTTCAGTCCGCCCGACTGACCAAGAAGTTCAGGTTTCATCTGTAACTTACCAAATTATTAATAATTGCCCTCAAGTTTATTCTTGATTGCCCGTAATTGACTCAAGGGATCACGGAATAGCCTCACAAACCCGGTGGTCACATCTCACGTACTGTAAGGAGAATTGAAATGCCCCAAGTCATCAATACCAATATTCCTTCGCTGACCGCCCAGCGCAATCTGAATACATCGCAAGGCACGCTGAGCACGGCGCTTTCCCGCCTGTCCTCCGGTCTGCGCGTTAATTCTGCCAAGGATGACGCTGCCGGCATTGCCATTGCAACCCGCCTGGAAGCCCAATCCCGCGGCATGAGCGTTGCCATCCGCAACTCCAACGATGCTCTCTCCTTCCTGCAAACGGCAGAAGGCGGTGTTTCCAAGATTACCGAATCCCTGAACCGGATGCGCGAACTGGCTGTTCAATCCGCCAACGGCACCTACACCTCCGGCGACCGCACCAACCTGAACGCTGAGTTTGGTCAGTTATCGAGTGAAATTGCTCGCATCGCATCGCAAACCGAATTTAACGGCATTGCCATGTTTACCAGCACACTAGGACAACAAACCTTCCAAGTGGGCGCGAATACCGGCCAAACGATTGATGTCAACATCAGCGCCCTGACCAATGCAAGCTACACATTTGCCGGTTCGAATATCAGTACAGCAGCCACTGCCACAAATATGATCGCTGCAATTGACTCGGCAATGGATTCAATCAACACCCAACGCGCCAATCTCGGCGGCGCCCAGAGCCGCTTTCAATCAGTTATCTCACAATTGCAAGTCGCCCGTGAAAATCAGGAAGGTGCTCGTAGCCGCATCATGGATGCCGACTTTGCCGAAGAAACCGCCCGCCTGACCCGCGCCCAGATTCTGCAGCAAGCAGGGACCGCAATGCTGGCCCAGGCCAACTCCCTGCCGAACAACGTACTCAGCCTGCTCCGCTAACCGGCAGTTTTTACCGGTCAACCATCCGGAGCGGCATCTAAGTTGCCGCTCCGCTGGCCTACAAAAGGATTTTCATCATGGCCATTCAAAGCATCAGCAGCGGAAATCCGGCTGCATACGCATCTCCGCCAGGCGATCAAGTCCAACGCCAGGCTGCCGCCGCAGCCCAGCGTGCCGAAGCCGAAAAGGCAACCGAACTCGCGCCAACGCCGGAAACCAAGAAATCTGTCCGCGAAATTCAAAAGGAAGACGTCAAGAAAGCCGTTGATGACGTCCAGAATTTCGTCAACACCAAGAATCAGGACATTCTTTTCTCGATTGATGAAGATCTTGGAAAAACGGTAGTCAAGGTCGTCGACCGCAGCACCAAGGAACTGATCCGGCAATTCCCCTCGGAAGACATGCTGCAGATCGCCAAGGCTCTGGATAAACTGCAGGGACTGCTGGTCAAACAACAGGCATAATTCCTGCTATTAAGAGGTACTTCTTGTTGTAAGGAACTGACATGGCTAGCATTTCATCACTCGGCGTAGGTAGCGGCTTGGATGCGGAAAGTATCGTAACCAAGCTGATGGCCGTCGAAAAACTGCCACTGACTCGCCTGACAACACGAACCGCTGGCTATAACGCAAAGATCTCGGCCTACGGCGCGATCAGCAGCGCCCTGGCAACGCTGAAAACAGCGGCCAATGCGTTCTATTCGACCAAGACCAATCTTCTCACCTCGACGGTCTCGGATGCCACGGTCGCATCGGCAACCAGCGGAACCAGCGCCTCTTCCGGGACATACGCCCTGGAAATCTCCCAACTCGCCAAAGCACACTCGTTATCAAGCCGGGTAGCCGGTGCGAGCGAAACGATGGGCACGGGCTCGCTTGCGATCTCCAACGGCAGCAACAGCTTCTCGGTCACGATTGACAGCACGAACAATACGCTGGCCGGTATCCGGGATGCCATCAATGCCAGCAGCACCAACACATCGGTACGCGCCAACATCCTGACCGATACAAGTGGCGCACGCTTGGTCCTGACCAGCAAGGAAACCGGGGCAAGCAATACGATTTCGATTGCGGTCACCGACAACGACGGCAACAATACCGACGCATACAACGTCCTGAGCAACACGAACCCGGGCCTGTCGCAGCTTTCCTTTACCGCGGGCGGCAATAACCTGACACAAGTCCAGGCAGCCCAGAATGCCCAGGTCAAGCTGGACAACGTCGATTTGTCTTTCAGCTCCAATACGGTTGTTGACGCAATTCCCGGCGTAACCCTCAAGCTGACCAAGGAAAATGTCGGTACGCCAGCCACGGTGACCATTGCACGAGACTCGACCGGCATCAAGAAAGTCGCCGACGATTTCGTAAAGGCCTACAACGACCTGCACAGCACCATCGTCAAGAACACCGCAGCGAACCCCAGCACGACACTGTCAACGTCGACGGATGCTGCATCAACCGCCAGCGCGCTAACCGGAGACTCGACCGCACGCTCGATCGACCGCCAGATGCGTGAAGCACTGCGTACCGTACCAAGCGGCGTGACAGGCGCCCTCACGCAACTTGCCGACGCAGGCATCAGCATTGACTCAAGCGGCGTCATGTCGGTCGATGCCACAAAATTCCAGAAAGCAGTCGACACTAACTTCAGTGGACTGCAAAGCATGATGGACGGCTACGGCAAAGCGGTTAATACGCTGGTTACGACACTGACGGACACCAACGGGGTGATCAGCGCCCGGACAACGGGCCTGAAAGACTCGATCAAGTTGCTCGACAACCAGAAAGAAATGCTCAACAACCGGCTAACCTCAATCGAGAAACGGTACAGAGCCCGCTTTTCTTCACTCGACACGATGATTTCAGGCATGCAAACCACCAGCACATTCCTGACGCAACAGATTGCAAAAATGTAGTTGACCGCGAAAATCCCGTAGAAACAAAAACGGCGCCTTGTGCGCCGTTTTTGTTTCTACAGCGAAAAAGCTGGCACGCTTAATGCTCTAGTTAGTTCAACGATCGATCAGTAAAAGGATCGTCCAGCTAACTTTTGCAGGAGGAGTGCCATGCCTCAAATCATTAACACCAATATTCCCTCGCTGACCGCTCAGCGCAACCTCAACACATCGCAAGGTTCACTGGCTGTCGCACTGAATCGCCTGTCTTCGGGTCTGCGAGTCAATTCCGCCAAGGATGACGCAGCCGGGCTGGCTATTGCAACCCGACTTGAAGCCCAGTCCCGCGGCATGGGCATGGCCATCCGGAATGCAAACGATGCAGTTTCGTTTGTCCAGACGGCAGAAGGCGGTGTGGCAAAGATCAACGAAGCGCTGCAGCGCATGCGCGAACTTGCCGTACAATCAGCCAACGGCACTTACACCACCAGCGACCGCGCCAATCTGAATGCCGAATTTCAGCAACTAAGCTCAGAGGTTCTGCGGGTTGCCCAACAAAC
The sequence above is drawn from the Dechloromonas sp. TW-R-39-2 genome and encodes:
- a CDS encoding tetratricopeptide repeat protein, whose protein sequence is MVNDAEALIAEGLEHHRAGRQDAAERCYHAAIEANPACADAWHLLALLAREISMLDVAQELVGQAIELAPEIALFRVTLGDILRDLKDTEGAEGAYKAALDAKPDSFEAMTGLGLLYRAQNLPGDALPYMVGALALRPQSPEALSNLGVVLELQGHLDGAIECYRKSLALAPSSLTFLTNLGSALVLRGDFEEGAAFLRQGIALAPEDIDIRLSFCRLLRRQEKYDEALEVLDQAVADFSATSDLLLERGLLLIRMDKLKDAEAALIESGKIHPRPEVSVALGTVAQLQGDPERAIRMCRQAIGMKDDYLPAWGSLARTFLLVHKMQDAESCFRKVLELDPDDAVAHKLLATTLSGLGRAEAALAEFEKAKALDPDIAGLGYEYGLCLHKAGRTEEGKKVLQAILDNDPEEADLVGAATNIAMIYKDMGDMPKGLEYQHKAVSIAKYHSNLIFSMMYASHVAPEEIITEAQKFEAMHCQALVPVDGVKLTNSPDPKRKIRVGFVSADLRDHAVAYFVEPVWQALDRERFEIYAYYSHFATDHVTRRLKQLVTRWRGVGAMSDEALCQQIRDDQVDILVDLSGHTAGNRLLTFARRAAPVQFGWLGHPATTGVKQMDYLLTNAYAEPVGMTEHLSSETLWRLPESYCVYRPGQNSPEVVEVAPCVERGYITFGCFNNLAKVTEDVIRVWSKVLLAVPNSRLMLEWTTFSDPALCDEFASRFARFGVGRERLELVPRRKENQYKLYNQIDIALDPFPCNGGTTGFDTIWMGVPYITLAGHHLMSRMGVMILSNVGLDSLIAATEDEYVGLAVKLAEDRERLFALRQGLRDKMLISPLMDAPRFARHFEAALSGMWQHWCDQQNEVKQS
- a CDS encoding tetratricopeptide repeat protein, with protein sequence MKPELLGQSGGLKIPAREDDAVLAEVFDELATLQSDEQAFCARADMLALGFRYKGETARSIAVYQYVLCYYPDHSGILTNFSGVLLSLGLRDEALPILLKVVDQEPEYLGAWDNLAEAAYRYGRLDEAEMFARHALEIDPGDYVAWNHLAGIYKDRGRLLEAVSYFQKGILASPANPMIYSNLVFTSIYCGQGWMPDYTAETARNFDRVHARRYWRDDWGHENTPEPERPLRIGFVSPDLRRHAVAYFVEPLWQNLDRKQFHLVAYYNQATRDRVTDRMEALADEWRPVVGLSDDQLAAQIREDKIDILVDLAGHTAGNRLLAFARKPAPVQLTWLGYPSTTGLRAMDWLLTDASLDPPGLTEHLLVEKPWRMKDVFCVYRPHDGSPEPIDHPPVDDNGYITFGCFNNFAKVTPQVIALWCQILVKVPTARLLLEANALEDPSFANDVRNRFAEGGVDPARLELLGRRPEHQYHLYNRIDIALDPFPCNGGTTTFDTLWMGVPLVSLEGGHMMARMGGDLLRHAGLDELVVSNEDDYASVAIQLANDWPRLRHLRDGLRDRVRQSPLMDAALFSRNFEDAMRGMWREWCAQRKAPVA
- a CDS encoding flagellin; this encodes MPQVINTNIPSLTAQRNLNTSQGTLSTALSRLSSGLRVNSAKDDAAGIAIATRLEAQSRGMSVAIRNSNDALSFLQTAEGGVSKITESLNRMRELAVQSANGTYTSGDRTNLNAEFGQLSSEIARIASQTEFNGIAMFTSTLGQQTFQVGANTGQTIDVNISALTNASYTFAGSNISTAATATNMIAAIDSAMDSINTQRANLGGAQSRFQSVISQLQVARENQEGARSRIMDADFAEETARLTRAQILQQAGTAMLAQANSLPNNVLSLLR
- a CDS encoding flagellar protein FlaG, whose amino-acid sequence is MAIQSISSGNPAAYASPPGDQVQRQAAAAAQRAEAEKATELAPTPETKKSVREIQKEDVKKAVDDVQNFVNTKNQDILFSIDEDLGKTVVKVVDRSTKELIRQFPSEDMLQIAKALDKLQGLLVKQQA
- the fliD gene encoding flagellar filament capping protein FliD, which gives rise to MASISSLGVGSGLDAESIVTKLMAVEKLPLTRLTTRTAGYNAKISAYGAISSALATLKTAANAFYSTKTNLLTSTVSDATVASATSGTSASSGTYALEISQLAKAHSLSSRVAGASETMGTGSLAISNGSNSFSVTIDSTNNTLAGIRDAINASSTNTSVRANILTDTSGARLVLTSKETGASNTISIAVTDNDGNNTDAYNVLSNTNPGLSQLSFTAGGNNLTQVQAAQNAQVKLDNVDLSFSSNTVVDAIPGVTLKLTKENVGTPATVTIARDSTGIKKVADDFVKAYNDLHSTIVKNTAANPSTTLSTSTDAASTASALTGDSTARSIDRQMREALRTVPSGVTGALTQLADAGISIDSSGVMSVDATKFQKAVDTNFSGLQSMMDGYGKAVNTLVTTLTDTNGVISARTTGLKDSIKLLDNQKEMLNNRLTSIEKRYRARFSSLDTMISGMQTTSTFLTQQIAKM